One Polaribacter sp. SA4-12 genomic window carries:
- a CDS encoding PspC family transcriptional regulator: MIDSIRHFFERNGFHVSSRLADRIGMRALNVRLFFIYVTFFTVGLSFGLYLTMAFLFKLKDMLYTKRSSVFDL; this comes from the coding sequence ATGATTGATAGTATTCGACATTTTTTTGAAAGAAATGGATTTCATGTTTCATCGAGATTAGCTGATAGAATAGGAATGAGAGCTTTAAATGTGCGCTTATTTTTTATTTATGTTACTTTTTTTACAGTTGGTTTGTCTTTTGGTTTATACTTAACGATGGCATTTTTATTCAAGTTAAAAGATATGTTATACACCAAAAGAAGTTCAGTATTTGATTTATAG
- the uvrA gene encoding excinuclease ABC subunit UvrA, with protein sequence MKDQEYIEVYGARVHNLKNIDVKIPREKLVVITGLSGSGKSSLAFDTIYAEGQRRYIETFSAYARQFLGGLERPDVDKIDGLSPVISIEQKTTNKSPRSTVGTITEIYDFLRLLFARAADAYSYNTGEKMVSYSDEQIRQLILKDFDSKKIAVLAPLVKSRKGHYRELFEQISKQGFLRVRVDGEIKEIEKGMRLDRYKTHDIEVVIDRLLINESSEKRLEETIKTALYSGNNIMMVIDIDDNNPRYFSRELMCPTSGIAYPNPEPNNFSFNSPKGACDKCNGLGITNEINLKKVIPDYSVSIQNGGIIPLGEQKSSWIFKQIENIAERYKFKLTDTIKSIPKEALDIILNGGNESFEIESKAAGVTRNYKIDFEGIISFIENQYTSAESTSIKRWAKGFMDEVSCSSCEGKRLKKEALHFKITDKNISDLAQMDITELAKWFKNIEKDLSEKQLTIASEILKEIRTRIQFLLDVGLDYLALDRTSKSLSGGEAQRIRLATQIGSQLVGVLYILDEPSIGLHQRDNQKLIDSLVKLRDIGNSVLVVEHDKDMMEHADFVFDIGPGAGRHGGEIVSSGTFEDLKKQNTLTADYLTGRKEIAVPKTRREGNGKFIKLKGATGNNLKNVSVDFPLGKMICVTGVSGSGKSTLINETLYPILNAHIYRGVKIPMPYKKVEGLEHVDKVIDIDQSPIGRTPRSNPATYTGTFGEVRSLFAKTPEAAIRGYKPGRFSFNVKGGRCETCQGGGVRVIEMNFLPDVQVECETCQGKRFNRETLEIRYKGKSISDVLNMTIEDATVFFELIPKIHRKLKTIKDVGLGYITLGQQSTTLSGGEAQRIKLAAELSKRDTGNTFYILDEPTTGLHFEDIRVLMDVLNKLADKGNTVLIIEHNLDVVKLADYVIDVGMEGGKKGGKILCKGTPEEVAKHKTSYTAKFLKKELF encoded by the coding sequence TTGAAAGACCAAGAATATATAGAAGTTTACGGGGCAAGAGTCCATAACTTAAAAAATATTGATGTAAAAATACCTCGCGAAAAACTAGTTGTAATTACTGGTTTAAGTGGAAGTGGGAAATCATCTTTAGCTTTTGACACCATTTATGCTGAAGGACAAAGACGTTATATTGAAACGTTTTCTGCCTATGCAAGACAATTTTTAGGTGGTTTAGAAAGACCAGACGTTGATAAAATTGATGGCCTTTCGCCAGTAATTTCTATCGAACAGAAAACCACAAACAAAAGTCCACGTTCTACAGTGGGTACAATTACAGAGATTTACGATTTTTTAAGATTACTTTTTGCACGAGCTGCAGATGCCTACTCTTATAATACAGGAGAAAAAATGGTGAGTTATTCTGATGAACAAATCAGACAACTAATTTTAAAAGATTTTGATAGCAAAAAAATCGCTGTTTTAGCACCTTTAGTTAAATCTAGAAAAGGACATTATCGTGAGCTTTTCGAACAAATTTCTAAACAAGGTTTTTTACGGGTTAGAGTTGATGGAGAAATTAAAGAAATAGAAAAAGGAATGCGTTTAGATAGATACAAAACGCATGATATAGAAGTTGTAATTGATAGACTTCTCATAAATGAATCATCAGAAAAACGTTTAGAGGAAACAATTAAAACGGCTTTGTATTCTGGGAATAACATTATGATGGTTATTGATATTGACGACAATAATCCTCGTTATTTTAGTAGAGAGTTAATGTGCCCAACATCAGGAATTGCATATCCAAATCCAGAACCTAATAATTTTTCTTTTAATTCACCAAAAGGCGCATGTGATAAATGTAATGGTTTAGGGATTACAAACGAAATCAACTTAAAAAAGGTAATTCCAGATTATTCAGTTTCTATTCAAAATGGAGGAATCATTCCTTTAGGAGAACAAAAAAGTAGCTGGATTTTTAAACAAATAGAAAACATTGCCGAACGTTATAAATTCAAATTAACAGATACCATTAAAAGTATTCCAAAAGAAGCTTTAGACATTATTTTAAATGGAGGAAACGAATCTTTTGAAATTGAATCTAAAGCTGCTGGTGTAACAAGAAATTACAAAATTGATTTTGAAGGAATTATTTCTTTTATTGAAAATCAATATACAAGCGCAGAAAGTACTTCTATAAAACGTTGGGCAAAAGGTTTTATGGATGAAGTTTCTTGCTCTTCTTGCGAAGGAAAAAGATTAAAAAAAGAAGCGCTTCATTTTAAAATTACAGACAAAAACATCAGTGATTTAGCTCAAATGGATATTACTGAACTTGCAAAATGGTTCAAAAATATTGAGAAAGATTTATCAGAAAAACAATTAACCATTGCTTCTGAAATATTAAAAGAGATAAGAACTAGAATCCAGTTTTTATTAGACGTTGGTTTAGATTATTTAGCACTAGATAGAACCTCTAAATCGCTTTCTGGCGGAGAAGCGCAAAGAATTAGATTGGCAACTCAAATAGGATCTCAATTAGTTGGAGTTCTCTATATATTAGATGAGCCAAGTATTGGATTACACCAACGTGATAATCAAAAACTAATAGATTCTTTAGTTAAATTACGAGATATTGGAAACTCTGTTTTAGTAGTTGAACACGATAAAGACATGATGGAACACGCAGATTTTGTGTTCGATATTGGTCCTGGAGCAGGAAGACATGGGGGAGAAATTGTTTCTTCTGGGACTTTTGAAGATTTAAAAAAACAAAACACTTTAACTGCTGATTATTTAACAGGTAGAAAAGAAATTGCCGTTCCTAAAACTCGAAGAGAAGGAAATGGTAAATTCATTAAATTAAAAGGAGCTACTGGAAATAATCTAAAAAATGTTTCTGTAGATTTTCCATTAGGAAAAATGATTTGTGTTACGGGAGTTTCAGGAAGTGGAAAATCTACTTTAATAAACGAGACTTTATATCCTATTTTAAATGCTCATATATATAGAGGTGTAAAAATACCGATGCCTTACAAGAAAGTTGAAGGTTTAGAACATGTAGATAAAGTAATTGATATAGATCAATCTCCAATTGGTAGAACTCCACGTTCTAACCCTGCAACCTATACAGGTACTTTTGGTGAAGTTAGAAGTTTATTTGCAAAAACTCCTGAAGCCGCAATTCGTGGTTACAAACCTGGTCGTTTTTCTTTTAATGTTAAAGGAGGAAGATGTGAAACTTGCCAAGGTGGAGGCGTTAGAGTTATAGAAATGAACTTTCTACCTGATGTTCAAGTAGAATGTGAAACGTGTCAAGGAAAACGTTTTAACAGAGAAACTTTAGAAATCCGTTATAAAGGAAAGTCGATTTCTGATGTTTTAAATATGACCATTGAAGATGCTACCGTTTTCTTTGAACTAATTCCTAAAATCCACAGAAAATTAAAAACAATTAAAGATGTTGGTTTGGGGTATATTACTCTAGGACAACAATCTACCACACTTTCTGGTGGAGAAGCACAAAGAATAAAACTAGCAGCAGAATTATCTAAAAGAGATACAGGAAACACTTTTTATATTTTAGACGAACCCACAACAGGACTTCATTTTGAAGACATTCGGGTTTTAATGGATGTTCTAAATAAATTAGCAGACAAAGGAAATACTGTTTTAATTATTGAGCATAATTTAGATGTTGTAAAATTAGCAGATTATGTTATTGATGTTGGTATGGAAGGTGGAAAAAAAGGTGGAAAAATTCTATGTAAAGGAACTCCAGAAGAAGTTGCTAAACATAAAACTAGTTATACTGCTAAGTTTTTGAAAAAAGAACTATTTTAG
- a CDS encoding TIGR00730 family Rossman fold protein: protein MTNDDRKIKEKLQHKTWNEIKTKDAWGIFKVMAEFVDGYEKLSRIGPCVSVFGSARTKEDHEYYKLAEEIAFQLTQNGYGVITGGGPGIMEAGNRGAHRGKGISVGLNIELPFEQHDNPWIDRDKNLEFDYFFVRKVMFVKYSQGFIVMPGGFGTMDELFEAITLIQTKKIGRFPIVLVGTEFWSGLLDWIKKTLIAEGNISEEDLNLFRIVDTAEEAVEHLNKFYSKYQLKPNF, encoded by the coding sequence ATGACAAACGACGATAGAAAAATAAAAGAAAAATTACAACACAAAACTTGGAATGAAATAAAAACAAAAGACGCCTGGGGAATCTTTAAGGTTATGGCAGAATTTGTAGATGGATACGAAAAACTAAGTAGAATTGGTCCTTGTGTTTCAGTTTTTGGTTCTGCACGAACAAAAGAAGATCACGAGTATTATAAACTAGCTGAAGAAATTGCTTTTCAACTTACACAAAATGGATATGGAGTAATAACTGGTGGTGGACCAGGAATTATGGAAGCTGGTAATAGAGGCGCGCACAGAGGAAAAGGTATTTCTGTAGGTTTAAATATAGAATTACCTTTCGAGCAACATGATAATCCTTGGATTGATCGTGACAAAAATTTAGAATTCGATTACTTTTTTGTTCGTAAAGTAATGTTCGTAAAATACTCACAAGGTTTTATTGTAATGCCTGGTGGATTCGGAACAATGGATGAACTTTTTGAAGCAATTACCTTAATTCAAACAAAAAAAATTGGTCGTTTCCCAATCGTTTTAGTAGGTACAGAATTTTGGAGTGGTTTATTAGATTGGATTAAAAAAACACTTATTGCTGAAGGTAATATTAGTGAAGAAGATTTAAATTTATTTAGAATTGTTGATACTGCAGAAGAAGCTGTAGAACATTTAAATAAATTCTATTCTAAATATCAATTAAAACCTAACTTTTAA
- a CDS encoding aminopeptidase has protein sequence MFSQQNSISIKSKLDTEKDELKIQQEIIFYNTSDSILTSIFLHNWGNSYKDRKTPLSKRFIKDFKKDLYFAKEKDLGSSTIKSLSVDFSSVNFKELKDQADILEVFLESPLYPNSKIKISLIYIVKIPSARFTKYGKTEKGYHLRNWYITPAIYNKGWQYMSNLNLDDLYEKGTDFKIEIDVPKEFIVESNLYQYETKEKEKNNYYLVGKNKTDVLLGINKTTQIKSFVTKTVTVHTDVFSEELDFNLTTSILNRELLFIQKYLGKYPHIEIYIDKATQSKNPIFGLNQLPKFLRPFSDTFKWDITMFKALTKRYIENTILLNKRKDYWLIDGIQNYLMIEYVEKFYPEVKLLGNASSTWPLKNFNISKLEFNDKYPFIYQFTARQFLDQALNTSSDSLSNFNRKIVSKYKAGLGFRFLKGYLGDSILNQTIQEFYQNNQLKIISSNKFHDLISTKTTKKLDWFFNDFVKTNKKIDHKIEHIKTEKDSVSVTIKNKRNIITPLAIYALKDKEVQFKKWIYDIDSTKTVKFKKGDYDTFVLNYENLYPELNTLNNWKRIDKQIFNKPIKFSLLKDVNTPNTNQVFYQPDVGYNFYNGLILGIKLHNKPLIKRNFEFKIAPYYATKSNTVIGQFSLQYNQFFEKTKIQKITYGLFGSTLDYAPNLSYKSFIPYVDIIFKRKTLRDATSESLRAKVTHIDKEIAPNAIRNPQDNYSILSLSYNYSNPDIIKEFRYSFNTEFAQKFSKISLDLRFRTLTSTDTQLDFRFFAGMFLSNKTSGDYFSFGLDRSNDYLFQLNYLGRSESTGFFSQQYIITEGGFKSVLPTRFANQFMISNNSSIGLWRWLEVYNDVAFLKNREQPLYFAYENGIRFNFVHEIFEVYFPFYSNNGWEVSQAAYPQKIRFSLSTDIKSIYNFFRRGFL, from the coding sequence GTGTTTTCACAACAGAACTCCATCAGCATAAAATCTAAATTAGATACAGAGAAAGATGAATTAAAAATTCAACAAGAAATTATTTTTTACAATACATCAGACTCTATATTAACAAGCATCTTCCTTCACAATTGGGGAAATAGCTACAAAGACAGAAAGACACCTTTATCTAAAAGATTTATTAAAGACTTTAAAAAAGACCTATACTTTGCAAAAGAAAAAGATCTAGGTTCTTCTACTATAAAAAGCCTTTCTGTAGATTTTTCGAGTGTCAATTTTAAGGAATTAAAAGATCAAGCAGACATCTTAGAAGTTTTTCTTGAAAGCCCGTTATATCCAAATTCTAAAATTAAAATATCTTTAATTTATATAGTAAAAATACCAAGTGCACGTTTTACTAAATATGGTAAAACAGAAAAAGGGTATCATCTTAGAAACTGGTATATAACTCCTGCTATTTACAACAAAGGATGGCAATATATGAGTAATTTAAATCTAGATGATTTATATGAAAAAGGAACAGATTTTAAGATTGAAATTGACGTACCAAAAGAATTCATTGTAGAATCTAATTTGTATCAATACGAAACTAAAGAAAAAGAAAAAAACAACTATTATTTAGTTGGAAAAAACAAAACTGACGTTCTTTTAGGTATCAACAAAACCACACAAATAAAAAGCTTTGTTACAAAAACGGTTACTGTTCATACAGATGTTTTCTCTGAAGAATTAGACTTTAATTTAACCACAAGTATTTTAAATAGGGAATTACTTTTTATACAAAAATACTTAGGAAAATACCCTCATATAGAAATCTACATAGATAAAGCCACACAAAGTAAAAACCCAATTTTTGGCTTAAATCAATTACCAAAATTTTTACGCCCTTTTTCTGATACATTTAAATGGGATATTACCATGTTTAAAGCTTTAACAAAAAGGTATATAGAAAATACAATTCTGTTAAATAAAAGAAAAGATTATTGGTTAATTGATGGTATTCAGAATTATTTAATGATAGAATATGTAGAAAAATTTTACCCAGAAGTTAAACTATTAGGTAATGCATCTAGCACTTGGCCATTAAAAAACTTTAATATTTCTAAATTAGAATTTAATGATAAATATCCGTTTATTTATCAATTTACAGCGCGTCAATTTTTAGACCAAGCACTTAATACATCTTCAGATTCACTGTCTAACTTTAATAGAAAGATAGTAAGTAAATACAAAGCTGGTTTAGGATTCCGTTTTTTAAAAGGCTATTTAGGTGACAGTATTCTAAACCAAACAATTCAGGAGTTTTATCAGAATAATCAATTGAAAATTATTTCCAGTAACAAATTCCATGATTTAATTTCTACAAAAACCACTAAAAAATTAGATTGGTTTTTTAATGATTTTGTAAAAACAAATAAAAAAATAGATCATAAAATAGAACACATAAAAACAGAAAAAGATAGCGTATCTGTTACCATAAAAAACAAAAGAAACATTATAACTCCTTTGGCTATTTATGCACTTAAAGACAAAGAGGTACAGTTTAAAAAATGGATCTACGATATTGATAGTACAAAAACTGTAAAATTTAAGAAAGGAGATTACGATACGTTTGTATTGAACTACGAAAATTTATATCCTGAATTAAATACTTTAAATAACTGGAAAAGGATTGACAAACAAATATTTAACAAACCTATAAAGTTTTCATTATTAAAAGATGTTAATACCCCAAACACCAATCAAGTTTTTTATCAACCAGATGTTGGTTATAATTTTTACAACGGACTAATTCTTGGTATTAAATTACACAACAAACCTCTTATTAAAAGAAATTTCGAGTTTAAAATAGCTCCTTATTACGCTACAAAAAGTAATACAGTTATTGGACAATTCTCATTACAATATAATCAGTTTTTCGAAAAAACTAAAATACAAAAAATAACATATGGCTTATTTGGAAGCACCTTAGATTACGCTCCAAATTTATCTTATAAATCATTCATACCATATGTAGATATAATTTTTAAAAGAAAAACCTTAAGAGACGCCACATCAGAATCATTGAGAGCTAAAGTAACTCATATTGATAAAGAAATAGCCCCTAATGCAATAAGAAACCCACAAGACAATTACAGTATTCTTAGTTTAAGTTATAATTATTCAAATCCAGATATTATAAAAGAATTTAGATATAGTTTTAATACTGAATTTGCTCAAAAATTTTCTAAAATTTCTTTAGACCTTAGGTTTAGAACATTGACATCTACAGACACACAATTAGATTTTAGATTTTTTGCAGGTATGTTTCTTAGCAACAAAACATCTGGAGATTATTTTAGCTTTGGTTTAGACAGAAGTAATGATTATTTATTTCAATTAAATTACTTAGGAAGATCAGAAAGTACTGGTTTTTTTAGTCAACAGTACATTATTACTGAAGGAGGTTTTAAATCTGTACTTCCTACAAGGTTTGCAAATCAATTTATGATTTCAAACAACTCAAGCATTGGTTTATGGCGCTGGCTAGAAGTTTATAACGATGTTGCTTTCTTAAAAAATAGAGAGCAACCTCTGTATTTTGCTTACGAAAACGGAATACGTTTTAACTTTGTTCATGAAATATTTGAAGTTTATTTTCCATTCTACTCCAATAATGGTTGGGAAGTATCTCAGGCAGCATATCCACAAAAAATAAGGTTTTCATTATCTACTGATATAAAATCTATTTACAACTTTTTTAGACGTGGATTTTTATAA
- a CDS encoding alpha-ketoacid dehydrogenase subunit alpha/beta, with amino-acid sequence MLQETQIENKQKLSFEDFKTEVLNDYRIAKISRECSLLGRREVLTGKAKFGIFGDGKEVPQLAMAKAFKIGDFRSGYYRDQTFMMAIGELTPQQFFAGLYAHTDIEADPMSAGRQMGGHFATHSLNEDGTWKDLTKQYNSSSDISPTAGQMPRLLGLAQASKIYRNEKSVQHKSKFSNKGNEVAWGTIGNASTSEGLFFETINAAGVLQVPMLMSVWDDEYGISVHAKHQTTKESISEILKGFQREDNTNGYEIFVVNGWDYVQLTDTYNKAAKIAREEHVPILIHVKELTQPQGHSTSGSHERYKGTERLAWEKDHDCITKMRKWILDFELETEGGEILRFVESEEEIIILEKQAKKEVLSAKRNAWNAFINEIKSEVTTACQLLDNVAEKSKNGSFIIKHKEDLIAIVEPSRKDILSATRKTLRYLTDESFAEKILLQNFIKKIIKIATIKFSSHLHSESDFNTVDVSEKKPVYAKNQTLVDARVIMRDNFDAILKKYPEVVIFGEDAGFIGDVNQGLEGLQEKYGEIRVADTGIREATIIGQGIGLAMRGLRPIAEIQYLDYLLYALQIMSDDLATLQYRTFGRQKAPLIIRTRGHRLEGIWHAGSPMAGIINNVRGIHVLVPRNMTKAAGFYNTLLEGDEPAIVIECLNGYRLKEELPLNLGEYKTPIGVVETVKEGTDLTVISYGSTLRIVEEVAKELQQVAISIEIIDIQSLLPFDLNHDCVKSLAKTNKLLIIDEDVPGGASAYILQEILENQNGYMHLDSKPATLTAKSHRTAYGTDGDYFSKPSAEDIFEKIYEIMNEENPNKFKSLY; translated from the coding sequence ATGCTGCAGGAAACACAAATTGAAAATAAACAAAAACTTTCTTTTGAGGATTTTAAAACAGAAGTTTTAAATGATTACAGAATTGCTAAGATTAGTAGAGAGTGCAGTTTATTAGGACGTAGGGAGGTTTTAACTGGAAAAGCAAAATTTGGAATTTTCGGAGACGGTAAAGAAGTACCGCAATTAGCTATGGCTAAAGCTTTTAAAATTGGAGACTTTAGGTCTGGTTATTATAGAGATCAAACTTTTATGATGGCTATTGGAGAATTAACTCCACAACAATTCTTTGCTGGTTTATATGCACATACAGATATAGAAGCAGATCCAATGTCTGCAGGTAGACAAATGGGAGGTCATTTTGCTACTCATAGTTTAAATGAAGACGGAACCTGGAAAGACTTAACAAAGCAATATAATTCAAGTTCAGACATCTCACCTACTGCTGGTCAAATGCCACGTTTATTAGGATTAGCTCAAGCATCAAAAATTTACAGAAACGAAAAAAGTGTTCAGCATAAATCTAAATTTTCTAATAAAGGAAATGAAGTTGCTTGGGGAACTATTGGAAACGCAAGTACAAGTGAAGGTTTATTTTTTGAAACGATAAATGCTGCAGGAGTTTTACAAGTACCAATGTTAATGAGTGTTTGGGATGATGAATACGGAATTTCGGTTCACGCTAAACACCAAACAACTAAAGAAAGTATTTCTGAAATATTAAAAGGTTTCCAAAGAGAAGATAACACAAATGGTTATGAAATTTTTGTTGTTAATGGTTGGGATTATGTTCAACTAACGGATACTTATAATAAAGCAGCAAAAATTGCGAGAGAAGAACATGTTCCTATTTTAATTCACGTTAAGGAATTAACTCAACCTCAAGGTCATTCTACATCTGGTTCTCACGAAAGATATAAAGGAACAGAAAGATTAGCTTGGGAAAAAGATCATGATTGTATTACAAAAATGCGAAAATGGATTTTAGACTTTGAGTTAGAAACTGAAGGTGGTGAAATTTTACGTTTTGTAGAATCAGAGGAAGAGATTATCATACTAGAAAAGCAAGCAAAGAAAGAAGTTTTAAGTGCAAAAAGAAATGCATGGAACGCTTTTATTAATGAAATAAAATCTGAAGTTACTACTGCGTGTCAGTTATTAGATAACGTTGCTGAAAAAAGTAAAAATGGTTCTTTTATCATCAAACATAAAGAAGATTTAATAGCAATCGTAGAACCTAGTAGAAAAGACATTTTATCTGCAACAAGAAAAACGCTACGTTATTTAACAGATGAAAGTTTTGCCGAAAAAATATTACTTCAAAATTTCATAAAAAAAATAATAAAGATAGCAACCATAAAATTCTCATCACATTTACATAGTGAATCAGATTTTAATACTGTAGATGTATCAGAGAAAAAACCTGTTTACGCTAAAAATCAAACTTTAGTAGATGCAAGAGTTATCATGAGAGATAATTTTGATGCAATTTTAAAGAAATATCCAGAGGTAGTAATCTTTGGTGAAGATGCAGGTTTTATAGGTGATGTAAATCAAGGATTAGAAGGTCTTCAAGAAAAATACGGAGAAATAAGAGTAGCCGATACTGGTATTAGAGAAGCAACTATTATTGGGCAAGGTATTGGTTTAGCAATGCGTGGTTTAAGACCAATTGCAGAAATACAGTATTTAGATTATTTGCTATATGCTTTGCAAATTATGAGTGATGACCTTGCTACTCTTCAATACAGAACTTTTGGAAGACAAAAAGCGCCATTAATTATAAGAACACGTGGACATAGATTAGAAGGAATCTGGCATGCCGGTTCACCAATGGCAGGAATTATAAATAACGTTAGAGGAATTCATGTTTTAGTCCCTAGAAACATGACAAAAGCAGCAGGATTCTATAATACTTTATTAGAAGGAGATGAACCTGCAATAGTTATTGAATGTTTAAATGGATATCGATTAAAAGAAGAATTACCTTTAAATTTAGGGGAATATAAAACTCCTATTGGCGTTGTAGAAACCGTTAAAGAAGGTACAGATTTAACCGTTATTTCTTACGGATCTACTTTGAGAATTGTAGAAGAAGTAGCAAAAGAACTACAGCAAGTAGCTATTAGCATAGAAATTATAGACATTCAAAGTTTACTTCCTTTTGATTTAAATCACGATTGTGTAAAAAGTTTAGCTAAAACAAATAAATTATTAATTATTGATGAAGATGTTCCTGGCGGAGCTTCTGCATATATTCTACAAGAAATTTTAGAAAACCAAAATGGTTACATGCATTTAGATAGCAAACCAGCTACTTTAACGGCAAAATCTCATAGAACTGCTTATGGTACAGATGGAGATTATTTTTCTAAACCTTCTGCAGAAGATATTTTTGAAAAAATTTACGAAATAATGAACGAAGAGAATCCTAATAAATTTAAAAGTTTATACTAA
- a CDS encoding DUF2851 family protein encodes MNEDFLHYVWKYQLFSVHNLKTTTKENLTILKIGSHNHNSGPDFLNSQLKIDDQLWVGNVEIHLKSSDWYAHHHEIDKNYDAVILHVVWEDDATIFMKDNKPLPVLVLKDFVFNSALNNYRNLFSAKQRWIPCEKEINSVDDFTLANWKERLFFERLERKSDEMNQLLETNQNDFEAVLFQLLAKNFGLKVNGDSFLNLAKSFDFSILRKVRFDEQQLSALLFGQAGFLEEVIEDEFYQQLKKEYKYLQHKYNLQPIVNMQFSFFRMRPPNFPTIRISQLVSLYHLHQNLFSKMMQIETLKGFYELFEVTVNPFWKTHYTFDKVSKSSPKKLTKSFVDLLLINTIIPLKFLYQKNRGEVNENDFLAILQKIKSEKNSIISKFDEIGIKAKNAYETQSLLELKNNYCSKKLCLQCVIGIKLLSSK; translated from the coding sequence ATGAATGAAGATTTTCTTCATTATGTATGGAAATACCAGTTATTCTCTGTTCATAATCTAAAAACAACGACCAAAGAAAATTTAACGATTTTAAAAATAGGTAGTCATAATCATAATTCTGGGCCAGATTTTTTAAATTCTCAATTAAAAATTGATGATCAGCTTTGGGTTGGTAATGTTGAAATTCATTTAAAATCTTCAGATTGGTATGCACATCATCATGAAATTGATAAAAACTACGATGCTGTTATTTTACATGTTGTTTGGGAAGATGACGCAACAATTTTTATGAAAGATAATAAACCATTACCTGTATTGGTTTTAAAGGATTTTGTATTTAATTCTGCTTTAAATAATTATCGAAACTTATTTTCAGCAAAACAAAGATGGATTCCTTGTGAAAAGGAAATTAATTCTGTTGATGATTTTACTCTAGCGAATTGGAAAGAGCGTTTGTTTTTTGAACGATTAGAACGAAAATCTGATGAAATGAATCAGCTTTTAGAAACGAATCAAAATGATTTTGAAGCGGTATTATTTCAATTGTTAGCAAAGAATTTTGGGTTAAAAGTAAATGGAGACTCTTTTCTGAATTTAGCAAAGTCTTTTGATTTTTCGATTTTAAGAAAAGTAAGGTTTGATGAACAACAATTATCAGCTTTATTATTTGGACAAGCAGGTTTTTTAGAAGAAGTAATTGAAGATGAATTTTATCAACAATTAAAAAAGGAATATAAGTATTTACAGCATAAATACAATTTGCAACCGATTGTAAATATGCAGTTTTCTTTTTTTAGAATGCGACCTCCTAATTTTCCAACAATTCGAATTTCTCAATTGGTTTCTTTATACCATCTTCATCAGAATTTATTTTCAAAAATGATGCAAATAGAAACATTAAAAGGTTTTTATGAATTGTTTGAAGTGACTGTAAATCCATTTTGGAAAACACATTATACTTTTGATAAGGTTTCAAAATCATCACCCAAAAAACTCACAAAATCGTTTGTAGATTTATTATTGATAAACACAATTATTCCTTTAAAGTTTTTATATCAAAAGAATAGAGGAGAGGTAAATGAAAATGATTTCTTAGCCATTCTTCAGAAAATAAAATCAGAAAAAAATAGTATTATTTCTAAGTTTGATGAAATTGGAATAAAAGCGAAAAACGCTTATGAAACGCAATCTTTATTAGAGCTTAAAAACAATTATTGCTCAAAGAAATTGTGTTTACAATGTGTAATAGGAATTAAGTTATTGAGTAGTAAATAA
- a CDS encoding NAD(P)H-dependent oxidoreductase: MNIIDSLKWRYAVKKFDSEKHLSEAQINTLKEAFNLTATSYGLQPIKLVVVKNKEIQKELVPHSFNQNQVFEASHLLVICVPYNYTTEEVENYFNLVQKIRNTPEEITKPFRDFLTADIEKKTQEELLLWNKNQAYIALGNLMTVCAVEKIDACPMEGFIPEKYDEILGLKSHNLKSILVLPVGFRAHDCYMKDLPKVRKETQDIVIEIN; this comes from the coding sequence ATGAATATTATAGATAGTCTAAAATGGCGTTATGCTGTTAAAAAATTTGATTCAGAAAAACATCTTTCAGAAGCACAAATTAATACATTAAAAGAAGCTTTTAACCTTACAGCAACTTCATATGGCTTGCAACCTATAAAGCTAGTAGTTGTTAAAAATAAAGAAATTCAGAAAGAATTAGTACCACATTCTTTTAATCAAAATCAAGTTTTCGAAGCTTCTCACCTTCTGGTAATCTGTGTTCCTTATAATTACACGACAGAAGAAGTAGAAAACTATTTTAATTTAGTTCAGAAAATTAGAAATACTCCTGAAGAAATTACAAAACCTTTTAGAGATTTTTTAACTGCGGATATTGAGAAAAAAACACAAGAAGAATTACTTCTTTGGAATAAAAACCAAGCATATATTGCATTAGGTAACTTAATGACTGTTTGTGCAGTAGAAAAAATTGATGCTTGCCCAATGGAAGGTTTTATTCCTGAAAAATATGATGAGATTCTAGGGTTAAAATCACATAATTTAAAATCGATTTTAGTTTTACCTGTTGGTTTTAGAGCTCATGATTGCTACATGAAAGATTTACCAAAAGTTAGAAAAGAAACTCAAGATATTGTGATAGAAATTAACTAA